In Alistipes ihumii AP11, a genomic segment contains:
- the map gene encoding type I methionyl aminopeptidase, producing the protein MIYFKTAEEIELLRENNRLVSATLAELAKHVRAGVTTLELDRIAEDFIRSHGAVPGFLGYNGFPNTLCISVNEQVVHGIPSSKVVLKDGDVVSVDCGTFMKGFYGDSAYTFAVGEIAPEAERLLRVTKEALYKGVAQAQPGHRIGDIGYAVQEHAEKHGYSVVREMVGHGLGRKMHEDPQVPNYGARGRGPLLKAGMVICIEPMVNMGSREIVFERDGWTVRTRDRKPAAHFEFAVAITKDGPDVLTDFGVIEKALNNN; encoded by the coding sequence ATGATATACTTTAAAACGGCGGAAGAGATCGAGTTGCTCCGTGAGAACAACCGGCTGGTCAGCGCTACGCTGGCCGAGCTGGCCAAGCACGTTCGCGCGGGAGTGACGACCCTCGAGCTGGACCGGATCGCCGAGGACTTCATCCGAAGCCACGGAGCCGTTCCGGGGTTTCTGGGGTACAACGGTTTCCCGAACACGCTCTGCATATCGGTCAACGAGCAGGTCGTGCACGGGATTCCCTCTTCCAAGGTCGTCCTGAAGGACGGAGACGTGGTTTCGGTAGACTGCGGCACGTTTATGAAGGGGTTTTATGGCGATTCCGCGTATACGTTCGCGGTTGGGGAGATCGCTCCCGAGGCGGAGCGGCTTCTCAGAGTAACCAAAGAAGCTCTTTATAAAGGGGTCGCACAGGCACAGCCCGGACATCGCATCGGCGACATCGGGTACGCTGTGCAGGAGCATGCCGAAAAGCACGGTTATTCCGTAGTGAGGGAAATGGTCGGACACGGCCTGGGCCGCAAGATGCACGAGGATCCTCAGGTCCCCAACTACGGAGCGCGAGGCAGAGGCCCGCTGCTCAAGGCGGGCATGGTGATCTGCATCGAGCCCATGGTCAACATGGGGTCGCGCGAGATCGTCTTCGAGAGGGACGGCTGGACGGTGCGGACCCGCGACCGCAAGCCGGCGGCTCATTTCGAGTTCGCCGTAGCGATCACGAAGGACGGGCCCGACGTACTGACCGATTTTGGAGTAATCGAAAAGGCACTTAACAACAATTAG
- the secY gene encoding preprotein translocase subunit SecY: MKRLIETIKNIFKIEELRKRILFTLSLILVYRFGSFVVIPGINPEALTDLQSQVSGNGLLGLLNIFSGGAFSNASIFALGIMPYISASIVIQLLGIVVPYFQKLQKEGESGRRKINQWTRYLTIIVLLLQAPAYLANLHGTLQPYAFVLGPSSVLFTVSATIVLIAGTMFVMWLGEKITDKGIGNGVSLIIMVGIIARLPHALIAEFNTRFTEATGGFVMLVVELALLFLVFAATIALVQATRKIPVQYAKRIVGNKQYGGVRQYIPLKINAAGVMPIIFAQALMFIPMFFSRFEATSAIGTAFSDYRGFWYNLVFGLLVVAFTYFYTAITVNPNMMAEDMKRNGGFIPGVKPGKKTVEYLDTIMTRITLPGSIFLAIVAILPAFAMIIGINDQFALFYGGTSLLILVGVVLDTLQQIESYLLLRHYDGLMKTGRIKGRTA; this comes from the coding sequence ATGAAAAGGCTAATCGAAACCATCAAGAACATATTCAAGATCGAGGAGCTGCGCAAGCGTATTCTCTTTACGCTCTCCCTGATTCTTGTCTATCGCTTCGGTAGTTTTGTCGTGATCCCGGGGATCAACCCGGAAGCCCTCACGGACCTGCAGAGCCAGGTCAGCGGCAACGGACTGCTCGGCCTGCTGAACATCTTCTCCGGAGGAGCGTTCTCCAACGCCTCGATCTTCGCGCTCGGCATCATGCCCTACATTTCGGCCTCGATCGTGATCCAGCTGCTGGGCATCGTGGTTCCCTACTTCCAGAAACTGCAGAAGGAGGGAGAGAGCGGCCGTCGCAAGATCAACCAGTGGACGCGCTACCTGACGATTATCGTGCTGTTGTTGCAGGCTCCGGCTTATCTGGCCAACCTGCACGGAACGCTGCAACCCTATGCCTTCGTGCTGGGGCCGTCGAGCGTACTGTTTACCGTCAGCGCGACGATCGTCCTGATCGCCGGAACGATGTTCGTGATGTGGCTCGGCGAGAAGATCACCGACAAGGGAATCGGCAACGGCGTGTCGCTGATTATCATGGTGGGTATCATCGCCCGGCTGCCGCACGCGCTGATCGCGGAGTTCAATACGCGCTTCACGGAAGCCACCGGTGGTTTCGTGATGCTGGTCGTCGAGCTGGCGCTGCTGTTTTTGGTATTCGCGGCGACGATCGCTCTGGTGCAGGCTACGCGCAAGATTCCCGTGCAGTACGCCAAGCGGATCGTAGGCAACAAGCAGTACGGCGGAGTCCGTCAGTATATTCCGCTCAAGATCAATGCCGCCGGGGTCATGCCGATCATCTTCGCTCAGGCGCTGATGTTTATCCCGATGTTCTTCAGCCGTTTCGAGGCGACGAGCGCTATCGGCACCGCGTTCTCGGACTACCGCGGCTTCTGGTATAATCTGGTGTTCGGGCTACTGGTCGTGGCGTTCACCTATTTCTATACAGCAATTACCGTGAATCCCAACATGATGGCCGAGGATATGAAGCGTAACGGCGGGTTCATCCCCGGCGTGAAGCCCGGCAAGAAGACGGTCGAGTACCTCGATACCATCATGACAAGAATCACGCTTCCGGGTTCCATTTTCCTCGCGATCGTGGCGATTCTACCCGCTTTTGCCATGATTATCGGAATCAACGATCAGTTCGCGCTGTTCTATGGCGGTACGTCGCTGCTGATCTTGGTGGGCGTTGTTCTTGACACTCTCCAGCAGATTGAAAGCTACCTGCTCCTGCGTCACTACGACGGCCTGATGAAGACCGGACGGATCAAGGGCAGAACCGCTTAA
- the rplO gene encoding 50S ribosomal protein L15: MNLSNLKPAEGSTKKEKRIGRGQGSGRGGTSTRGHKGAKSRSGYSSKIGFEGGQMPLQRRLPKYGFTNLKRVEYKGINLGALEALAAKKSLKAIDIDTLVEAGFASKNDRVKILGGGTLSMPLEVTAHAFSKSAVAAIEAQQGKVVKL; this comes from the coding sequence ATGAATCTCAGTAATTTGAAACCCGCAGAAGGGTCAACCAAGAAAGAGAAGCGGATCGGCCGCGGTCAGGGTTCCGGACGTGGAGGCACTTCGACGCGCGGACATAAGGGCGCCAAATCGCGTTCGGGCTACTCGTCGAAGATCGGCTTCGAGGGCGGCCAGATGCCTTTGCAGAGACGCCTGCCCAAGTACGGCTTTACCAATCTCAAGCGCGTGGAGTACAAGGGGATCAACCTCGGAGCCCTCGAGGCGCTCGCCGCCAAGAAGTCGCTCAAGGCAATCGATATCGACACGTTGGTCGAGGCCGGTTTCGCCTCGAAGAACGACCGCGTGAAGATCCTCGGCGGCGGAACGCTCTCGATGCCGCTCGAGGTGACGGCTCACGCCTTCTCGAAATCGGCCGTCGCAGCGATCGAGGCGCAGCAGGGCAAGGTTGTGAAACTTTAA
- the rpmD gene encoding 50S ribosomal protein L30, with product MAKLKITQIKSRIGSSALQKKNLDALGLRKINQTVEHDDSAIILGMVEKVKHLVRIEEVK from the coding sequence ATGGCTAAATTGAAAATAACGCAGATCAAGAGTCGGATCGGCTCGTCGGCTCTTCAGAAGAAGAACCTCGACGCGCTGGGGCTCCGCAAGATCAATCAGACCGTCGAGCACGACGATTCGGCGATCATATTGGGTATGGTCGAGAAGGTGAAGCACCTGGTCCGGATCGAAGAAGTAAAATAG
- the rpsE gene encoding 30S ribosomal protein S5, whose protein sequence is MSNTNIKKVRTSDLELKDRLVSIQRVTKVTKGGRTFSFSAIVVVGNENGVVGYGLGKASEVTSAIAKGVEDAKKNLVKIPVLKGTIPHKQEARYSGSLVMIRPAAPGTGVIAGGAMRAVLESVGIRNVLAKSKGSSNPHNLVKATVAALLELRDARSVAQVRGVSLDTVFNG, encoded by the coding sequence ATGTCAAACACCAACATAAAGAAGGTAAGAACGAGCGATCTGGAATTGAAGGACCGGCTCGTCAGCATCCAGCGCGTGACGAAGGTGACCAAGGGTGGCCGTACGTTCAGTTTTTCGGCGATCGTCGTGGTCGGTAACGAGAACGGCGTCGTGGGCTACGGTCTGGGCAAGGCCAGCGAAGTGACCTCGGCCATCGCCAAGGGCGTGGAGGATGCCAAGAAGAACCTCGTGAAGATTCCGGTGCTCAAAGGCACGATCCCTCACAAGCAAGAGGCTCGTTACAGCGGTTCCTTGGTGATGATCCGCCCGGCCGCTCCCGGTACCGGCGTTATCGCCGGCGGCGCCATGCGTGCCGTGCTCGAAAGCGTGGGCATCCGCAACGTGCTCGCCAAGAGCAAGGGCTCCTCGAATCCGCACAACCTCGTGAAGGCTACCGTCGCCGCTCTGCTCGAGCTGCGCGACGCCCGCAGCGTGGCTCAGGTGAGAGGCGTTTCGCTCGATACAGTGTTCAACGGATAA
- the rplR gene encoding 50S ribosomal protein L18, protein MSLTKVERRARIKMRIRKIVSGTAEKPRMSVFRSNKQISVQLIDDLRGVTLAAASSLDKEVAEKAAGLTKSQIAALVGKLAAERCAQKGIAEVAFDRNGYLYHGRVKMLADAAREGGLKF, encoded by the coding sequence ATGTCATTGACTAAGGTAGAAAGAAGAGCGAGAATCAAGATGCGTATCCGCAAGATCGTGAGCGGAACCGCCGAGAAGCCTCGCATGTCTGTGTTCAGAAGTAACAAGCAGATTTCAGTACAGCTTATCGACGACCTTCGCGGTGTTACGTTGGCAGCAGCCTCGTCGCTCGACAAGGAAGTGGCCGAAAAGGCCGCAGGCCTCACCAAGAGCCAGATCGCCGCACTGGTCGGCAAGCTGGCCGCCGAGCGCTGCGCGCAGAAGGGTATCGCCGAAGTGGCTTTCGACCGCAACGGATACTTGTACCACGGTAGAGTTAAAATGTTAGCAGATGCCGCCAGAGAGGGTGGTCTTAAATTCTAA
- the rplF gene encoding 50S ribosomal protein L6, which yields MSRIGKLPVDLPAGVTVTVGPGNVVSVKGPLGQLSQKVDSDITVTVEGNQLTVTRPTDQPRHRSMHGLYRALIHNMVVGVSKGYEIKQELVGVGFKAEAKGQILELSLGYSHDIFVQLPPEIKVEAVTEKKGNPIVTLKSIDKQLIGQVAAKIRSLRKPEPYKGKGIKFVGEQLRRKAGKSANAK from the coding sequence ATGTCAAGAATTGGAAAATTACCTGTAGACCTGCCCGCCGGGGTGACGGTTACCGTCGGCCCCGGGAACGTGGTAAGCGTGAAAGGACCTCTGGGACAGCTCAGCCAAAAGGTTGACTCGGATATTACCGTGACCGTAGAGGGAAATCAACTGACCGTAACCCGCCCGACCGACCAGCCCCGCCATCGCTCGATGCACGGGCTGTATCGCGCCCTGATTCACAATATGGTCGTGGGCGTATCGAAAGGATACGAAATCAAGCAGGAACTCGTCGGCGTCGGTTTCAAGGCCGAGGCCAAGGGACAGATTCTGGAGCTCTCCTTGGGCTATTCCCACGATATTTTCGTACAGCTTCCTCCCGAGATCAAGGTCGAGGCCGTAACCGAGAAGAAAGGAAACCCGATCGTCACCCTCAAGAGCATCGACAAGCAGCTGATCGGTCAGGTCGCTGCCAAGATCCGCTCGCTGCGCAAGCCCGAGCCTTACAAGGGCAAAGGTATCAAGTTCGTGGGCGAACAGCTTCGCCGCAAGGCTGGCAAGTCTGCTAATGCTAAATAG
- the rpsH gene encoding 30S ribosomal protein S8, translated as MTDPIADFLTRVRNAVKANHKVVEAPGSKMKQAITKILFEQGYILAYKFEADSKGHPIIKIALKYHPETKTNAIKGLKRVSRPGLRRYASAADMPRVLNGLGIAIVSTSKGIMTDKKARQENVGGEVLCYVY; from the coding sequence ATGACTGATCCTATTGCGGATTTTCTGACGCGAGTCAGAAACGCGGTGAAAGCCAACCACAAGGTGGTTGAAGCTCCCGGCTCGAAGATGAAACAGGCGATCACGAAGATTCTGTTCGAACAGGGCTATATCCTGGCCTACAAGTTCGAGGCGGACTCCAAGGGACACCCGATCATCAAAATCGCTCTGAAGTACCATCCGGAGACGAAAACCAATGCGATCAAGGGCCTCAAGCGGGTAAGCCGTCCGGGTCTGCGCCGCTACGCGAGCGCTGCGGACATGCCCCGCGTGCTGAACGGCCTGGGCATCGCGATCGTATCGACCTCCAAGGGTATCATGACCGACAAGAAGGCGCGTCAGGAGAACGTGGGCGGCGAGGTGCTCTGCTACGTCTATTAA
- the rpsN gene encoding 30S ribosomal protein S14: MAKESMKAREVKRLKLVERYAAKRAALKEAGDQEGLAKLPRNSNPVRLHNRCKITGRPKGYMRLFGISRIQFREMASKGLIPGVKKASW; encoded by the coding sequence ATGGCAAAGGAATCAATGAAGGCCCGCGAGGTAAAGCGCCTCAAGCTGGTCGAGCGATATGCCGCTAAGCGCGCCGCGCTGAAGGAAGCGGGAGACCAGGAAGGACTCGCGAAGCTGCCGCGCAACTCCAACCCCGTGCGCTTGCACAACCGCTGCAAGATCACCGGTCGGCCCAAAGGCTACATGAGACTGTTCGGCATCAGCCGTATTCAGTTCCGCGAGATGGCTTCCAAGGGGCTGATCCCGGGCGTGAAGAAGGCGAGCTGGTAG
- the rplE gene encoding 50S ribosomal protein L5: protein MAYVPTLKKMYKEQVVPALVKQFGYSSVMQVPVLEKIVINQGLGQAVGDKKIIETAIEELTKITGQKAVMTRSKKDISNFKLRKGMPIGARVTLRHNKMYEFLERLVAVALPRIRDFKGINDKFDGQGNYTLGVAEQIIFPEIDIDKITKILGMEITFVTTAANDEEAYALLKEFGLPFKNIKKN, encoded by the coding sequence ATGGCTTACGTTCCCACACTCAAGAAAATGTACAAGGAGCAGGTGGTGCCCGCCCTTGTCAAGCAGTTCGGTTACAGCAGCGTGATGCAGGTCCCCGTACTGGAGAAGATCGTCATCAATCAGGGACTCGGTCAGGCCGTAGGCGATAAGAAGATTATCGAGACGGCGATCGAGGAGCTGACGAAGATCACCGGTCAGAAAGCCGTTATGACCCGTTCCAAGAAGGATATCTCGAACTTCAAGCTGCGCAAGGGCATGCCTATCGGCGCGCGCGTGACGCTGCGTCACAACAAGATGTATGAGTTCCTCGAAAGGCTCGTGGCGGTGGCTCTGCCCCGTATCCGCGACTTCAAGGGTATCAACGACAAGTTCGACGGTCAGGGCAACTACACGCTCGGCGTCGCCGAGCAGATCATCTTCCCGGAAATCGACATCGACAAGATCACGAAGATTCTGGGCATGGAGATCACGTTCGTAACGACGGCGGCCAACGACGAGGAGGCATACGCGCTGCTCAAGGAGTTCGGCCTCCCATTCAAGAACATTAAAAAGAACTAA
- the rplX gene encoding 50S ribosomal protein L24 — protein MSVKLHIKKGDTVIVNAGESKGQQGKVLEVLVGKERAIVEGVNMVSKHTKPNAKNPQGGIVKKEAPIHISNLQPVDPKSGKATRVGRRVNADGKLVRYSKKSGEELK, from the coding sequence ATGTCAGTGAAATTGCATATCAAGAAAGGGGACACGGTGATCGTGAACGCCGGCGAGAGCAAGGGGCAGCAGGGTAAGGTCCTCGAAGTGCTGGTCGGCAAGGAGCGCGCCATCGTCGAGGGCGTGAACATGGTCAGCAAGCACACCAAGCCCAATGCCAAGAACCCCCAAGGCGGTATCGTGAAGAAGGAGGCTCCGATTCACATATCGAACCTGCAGCCGGTAGACCCGAAGAGCGGCAAGGCGACGCGCGTCGGACGCCGGGTGAACGCAGACGGTAAATTAGTACGTTACTCTAAAAAGTCAGGGGAGGAATTGAAATAA
- the rplN gene encoding 50S ribosomal protein L14 gives MIQQESRLTVADNSGAKEVLCIRVLGGTGKRYATIGDKIVVTVKSATPSGDIKKGTVSKAVVVRTKKEIRRTNGSYIRFDDNAVVLLNNQGEMRGTRIFGPVARELRDSYMKIISLAPEVL, from the coding sequence ATGATACAGCAAGAAAGCAGACTAACGGTCGCCGATAACAGCGGTGCGAAGGAGGTCCTTTGCATCCGCGTGTTGGGCGGGACAGGAAAACGCTACGCGACGATCGGCGATAAGATTGTGGTGACCGTGAAAAGCGCGACCCCTTCCGGAGACATTAAGAAGGGGACCGTGTCGAAGGCGGTCGTTGTCCGCACCAAGAAGGAGATCAGGCGCACCAACGGGTCCTACATCCGTTTCGACGACAACGCCGTCGTGCTTCTGAACAACCAAGGCGAAATGAGGGGAACGCGTATTTTCGGTCCGGTGGCCCGCGAGCTGCGCGACTCCTACATGAAGATCATTTCCCTCGCTCCCGAAGTATTGTAA